The genomic stretch AGTCCACCATCTTCCTTTTAATTTAGCAGATCCAAGTTTAATTTCTAGCATGGGCACTGATTATGTGAATTTAGACAATgatttatgtaaaaagaaaagtgtaGATAATTTCAGACAGCTGTTCCACCTTTGGCATTGGTTGAGGGCCTGCtcctttaaatattatatttttaattctctgcaaCTTACTTAGAGGTTGACCCTGTAATTCTCAGGGAGGTTGGATATCTGGCCTGGGGTCACACAACTCAGAAACAGTAGAGCAGAGCCTTGAGCCTAAGCCTGGTTGTAAATTTCATGTTTCTCTATTAATCATCTTCCAAAGGCAAGAGAGAGTTCAGAGAAAGAATCTGGGCTCCTGGGGAAGCTTCTCCTCTGCATGTATAGCTTCTCTAACTGGAACAGTTTTCTACTTACATCTTGGAGTATTCCAGGTTGCTCCGGGAAGGTAGCTCATctgtgagagagaaataatataaTCTGGCAAAAGCCAGTTTTTTTCTAGAATCCAAACTCCTGAGGGGGAAGTGCCTGCTTACAAGATGGCTTTCTGAATGTTCTTATGGTTGACTGAACACCAGCTGTGTCTTCTCTGAAACGTCTATTTAACATGACTAGGAATACATGCCAAGAGATTAACCTTGAAGGAAGTCAGGTCCAGTTGAAAATGAGCATAAGAACGCAGGGGATTTCCCATTTTCTGCCTGATAATGCTCACTTTTCTTTCAAACATGAAGTGAAACATGATTGATTTTGAGAATAATTTCCTTACTTTACTCCTTCCTAGCTGAGTTGGAGGCTCCCCCTCTATGCTGACACACGCTCCTATGCATGACTCTGAGAGGGATCCTATCACAATGTGCTGTTCTCTGACTTGCGACTCTCCCTCCTTGCACTGTGAGCTCTTTGATGGAAGAGTCTGGATCTCATCTTTGAATTCTCAGTACTTAGCATAGGGCCTGATGCAGAATGAATATTTGCAGTTTGTGTTTATAAaggagggagagtgaggggggatggagggacagagagagattggaaTTTAGAGGggtagaagaggaaaggaaaggagaagagagaaagagggaaaatggagaagaaaacagggagaaaaagagttaaaaatagatgaatccaGTGAAACTACTATGAGATATTTGGATCCAAACTCCATTAATTACCTGGCTCCCACATGTTTCTCTAGTAAGGGAGCATTGCTGTTGCCTCATATCCCTGAATATAAGCTTCAATTCCTACTATATCCCACAGCTCTTAAAATATCTGAGTATTCCCCCTTTCTCTAGTGATGGTTATCCAAGTAAATGGTTGTGGGCTTTAGGGGCAAGGCTGGGGAAATCACATTGAATATACTTGTTCTGGTATTATAGGGTCCTACTTCTGGTGCTTCACACTCTTCTATTTGATGATACTTGAGCTGATAGATGGTTCAAATCTAGAGATTGCACAAAGGGATCATGACTCCATTGGAGTAGCTGATCTGAGCCTTCTCATTCATTCTTACTTTCTTTCATTGTGTACACTAAGCAATACTCTTGTTGGTTGCCCATATATCTTGCCCCATGAACACCATGTTCTATTTTCTATATCCAAAGATGCAGTTCTGGCCCTCCTGTTTGCCATTTTGACCTTGCTGTCTAATAGAGAAAGTATGTGCACTTTGCATCTGACAGTTAAGTGTTGCCATGTGGCCTCTGTTATTCTGGTCACCTGTATGCTCTTGCCATTAGGAAGCCCAGTTCTGTAACAATATCTCCTAACAACAGCCTCAGCTGATGTCCTCCCTAACCATACATTTTTATCACCTTCTTGGTCCTCCCTCCCAAGCAACATGGCAAACTGAAGGGTTTCTCAGTCTTATATAATAGCCCCATTATACATTTCTACTTTTCTAAgcctttttattccttccttccaagtCTTCCAAGGCAATTTTTggcatttttacttaatttaatgAAAGCTCTCacctttttcaaaattctatgaGTCAGAAAATTGCATACATTAGACCTTATCCCCAGGACCCTTGCCAAGGTTTTAATCCTGCATGATGGGGGAGTGGCTCCATATCAACAGACTCTCTCTTATTCAGTTTTAAGTTCCAACCATCCTTTGATCCCCCACCCTCTAAACTCACTCCTGGGCAGGCTCTTCCAGTGCCTGCTAGTGCATGTTAGTCAGTTCTTGCAGAAACGTTGATGTGTATGTCTCTTCTGCTGGCAGATTTAGTTCTTCCCTAGTTTATGTGGAGATCAAACTTAATTTATGAATCTTGTAGAAGGAGAAGAGATGGATGAAGATCCTGAGGAAGTTGGCATTGTCTTATAAGGCCTGTGCcttatctgacttattttagtCCTAAAGGAAAGGAGGGGGCATGTCTTCCAAAAGGGGAATGCGTCATTACTGCAGATCAAGAGAGTTTAGAGGAATCTGGGGGTTCAAAGCTCTCATTTGTATCTACCCAGAAATCATGATACTGACACTGAGAGTCCCACTCATTTCCTATCAGGGCCCTGTCTTTGGAACAAGGAGAATTGGCAAGGTTGAATGAGCCTTCTTTGAAAttacattacttttataattaaattctATGTCTGTTTTTCACTCTGTCAGCCCTCTGACTATACAGAATGAGTGTCTTTAATGTTGCCAAAGAGGGCCCTGGAAGTCTCACACTTAGCTTTAAATAGAGCGGAGCCTGCCATTTTCTTTCCTCAATAATGGCACTTCACAATATCTACCAAATTCCATTTTCCTTACAGTTACTATTTTCCTTGAACCTCTCAGATACTAGTCTACCAGAGTAAAAAATCTTAACAATTGCATTTGATATATCCTTATAATCATTCTAGGGTCTATCCAAGCTGTCAGTGATTGACATCTGACCAACAAGTGATCCACCTCCAGAGTCTCCTTATCTGTGTCTGCTTTTAAGACCACTTCTAATACCAACTGTTTTAGATTGGGTTCCTTAGAAATGGCCTAAGACAAGGATTTCTGAGGAAGTGATTTATGGTGGGAGTGCTCTCTGGAAAGGAAGAGTGAGGGAAGCAGAATAGGACAAGGAAAGAAAGCTACTCAAAGACGTGGTCTCAACTGAGAACTAGTTTAGCCTGGTCCCATAGGACTTTTGACAAAAGAATTGTTCCATAGAGTTGGTCGCATGTTGAGACAAATGGAatggttttctgtctctcagTCAGTCAGTCTTTCTCTGGAGAAGGGTAGGTATAAACGTTCTGCATCAGGGGGCTCCTGTCCAGTCAAGGGCAGTTGTCTGAAGAAGGAGCCGTTGGCTGAAGCCAACCCTCACAGTAGCTGGGGGATTGGTGCAGTGAGTTGGTAGAGGACATGCTGAGTAGGGGATGCCAACAATCCCATTTCCACAACTTCCAAAAAATCACCTCAGAAAAGACATACTTTTTTTGATCTAGTGAGAGACAGATCTcatataaaaatggaattgtCTCAAGTAACTagagaaaattccaaatacaagCGAATTTCAAGGGAGTTATAGATAAATTATGTAATGTTTGTGTGTATAATGTTAGAACCTGGATTACTCTTTATAAAATTAGAACAGTTTTTGTTGTCTTCAGTACAGTTGTTAACATCCtattctcaaaaaatgaatagaaggtaaaactaaaagtttaaaaaaaaagataattctagAAAAGTCCTTATTTAGtggtgaagaagagaaaatagatttaaaaccTGGTCAATTTTCAAAGAATGGTGCTTAGTGCTAACCCTATGGAAGAAATGCTGGAAGTCTAGGGAAATAGATCATTTGTATACATGAGTGATTTGGTTAAAACTGTATCTTAAGCCATGCACATTTGTGGCCTTGAGATTAATAGAAAATAAGTTTGGGAGAAAGGGcagtgaaaaaaatgtttcaccaAGAGTAGACTATCTGAGCATACTGAGAACAATGGCCACAAGATAGGGGATTATCCCTCATACAAACATATCTATGGGTAGAGCAAGGAAAGGTCAACAGTGTCAAAAACAGTTGTAATAGCACtatgaagatttaaaaacatttcacaaCTATAAAGTATCAAGGTGATTATTGTTTTCTGTTAAATCCAATAACGCACATACCCGGTCTAGATACTTTAAGACCAAGGCACAGCAGCCTACCACTAAAGGAATTTGAAGCATCTGGTTCACTAAAGGCAACAAAATACCCCCAATCCAGCTCGACTTCCTCATCATATTAACTGAACTTCTCAAACTTGCAACTGAACCCAAGAAGAGGTCTGCCTATTTCGAGGCACAAATACTATTTACCTCAGACTCAACTGTCCTACAGATAGTgtacagaatttaattttttttaactttaaaaaaaatctttacttatttttgaaagagagagaaagagcacaagcaggggaggggatgagagacaggaagacacagaatctgaagcagtcagcacagagactgatgcagggcttgagctcaccaacagcaagatcatgacccgagccgaagtcggacgcttaaccgactgagccacctaggcaccccaagaatttaattttaaaacatatgagacatacacacacacacatacacacacatgaaaaataaCCCAGTTTTAGTAGAAAAAGTAATGTAACTAAACTCAGAGCAGATCCAGATATTGGAACTATCAGTGagagactttaaaacaactatttaaaaatatttgaagtctcTGGAAACTGTACTAAAGGCATATAGCAAATTAAGAAACATTAATTCAAGAGAATATGCCAAGAACAACAAGAGTCTGTGGCACTTTAAACATGACCCAAcaccttcctcccccttcccaatTCAGTATGGGAAGGAAAGTCCACTTTAGGCAGATATAGCCAAGAACAGTGGGCTCCCTTAGCCCCAGCTCCAAGCCAAGGGCTACAGTATCTTCCCAAAAGGGGCAGGGGTctgcatttcttcctcttcctccctcacaaCTACATGTTGCAAAAGCTAATTGCCAGGAGAATGCAGACAACAGGTTTGGGACTTCCTGCTCCTGCTCAGTCTTCATTCATAGAGCAGAGGTTCTACCTCAGGAACAGCACATTGAGAATATGAGGGCCTCAATCACCCTCCCTTGCAGAAAGGAAAGCCAAGAAGTTCAAAAATAATTGCTACTGCCCCATCACCCTGAAACTGAAGCAGGGGTATCACTTGGAAAAAACTGCACCACTTTCCTCAATCCCAGCTACAGAGTCATGTCCCAGATATTTTTCCCAGGGGACAGCTAGCTCTGAAGGAACTATGTGAAACAGTGTGGGGAAGTTCAAGCTTTAGAGTACTTTCAAAAACAATAAAGGTTTTGGTGGTGAGCAAAGGAGGAGTGTGGTAACTTCATAAAGGGATACAAAGAAAAGTATAGAGCAGCTAGTTtaacagaaatggagaaagagacagcTAAGAAATACCTCCCTGGGGTCAGAATAAATGTCAAACTCTGACCTCAAAAATTACCTCTGTAAAGGAATCTTAAGTTAGTTGAATCCAACTATGGAGCAATTTATGCCTCAGAACATTGTCAAAAACAGTAGAAGAATTAGCCAGCAATCAGTACAGCCTAACAACTAGGTGTgataagggaaagagagagtcaaAGAGAGTCCTGTTAAAACCACTGTTACATTAGGGAGGTTGTGCATATGGTGAAGACTGTGGCCTCTAAGGAGTGACCCCAGAGTGTACACAGTGCCAGAGAAATGGACTAAAGTAGTCCAGCCAGGATACTAAACAAACCAACAAGTAAAGTGTATCAACAAGCCCCTGAGGTGGGATACCAGCATCCAGAGTGTTTTCGTATAATATCTAAAATGTCTAGTTTTCAAtgaaaaattacaagacatgcaaagaaacaaagtaCGACATATACACAATACAAAAGGCACACAACAGAAGCTGCTTGTTGAGGGCCCAGATATCACATTTTATAGTCAAAAGACTTCAAAGTAGCCATTATAAATACGAAAGTAgccataaaaatatgttcaaacaaccaaagggaaaaaaatgcttaaggaagaaaaggaagatatgTTGCTAAAGCTTCTCCACATAGAGAATATATACAAAgagatcaaaatttaaaaagaaaatcaagtggaAATTCAAGACTTGAAAAgcataagtgaaattaaaaattcagtggaagagaagagaagatggGGCACTtaagtggctcagctggttaagtgtcaggtcacaatttcatggtttgtgagaacaagccccacgtcaggctctgtgctgacagtgtggagcctgcttaagattctccctctccctctctgtctctctctgccctcccctgtgctctcactctctttatctctctctctctctctcaaaattcagTAGAAGAGCTCAATAGTAGATTTTTAactgatagaaaaataaattaataaattgaagacaaataaataggaattatgcaacaaaaagaacagaaagaaaaaaataatgaagaaaaaaggaacagagcctcagagaaataTGGGACTCCATTAAGGTCACCAACATATATGCAATGGGAGCACTAGAAGCATAGAAGAGACACAAAGgatagtaaaaaatatttaaggaaatgatagttattttctaaattttaataccATTAATATACACATCCACAAAGGTTCAATGAAACCCAAGTAAATTAAATTCAATGAAATCCACAAACTAAAACACAATAGTGCATTTTCTAAAAGgcatagaaaaaaattcaaaccagTAAAAGAAAGACATCTCAGGGAAAAGAGGACCCCAATAAGGTTAAATGCTTGACTTCTCACTGAAACATTTAAGACCAGAAGGCAATGGGATGATACAGTCAGAGTGCTGAAAGAAGAAAGTATGGTCAATAactatgtcgtacacctgaaattaatataacattgtgtgcaagccatatttaaataaaaataaataaaaaagtaaataaatagtcaACCAAGAATCTTCTATCCAgaaaaactatctttcaaaaatgaaagtcaaaaaGAGACATTGCCAGATAAACTAAAACAGACCCCTCTTATAAGAAATACTGAAGAAATCTCTTCCAACTAAAAGCAAATGACCCCAGGAAGTAATTAGAATCCAtatacatgcaaagaaacagcATTGGTAAGGGTAATTCTGTAATGATGTAAGACagtataaatgtatatttcttcCCCTGCCTTCtattaactgatttattttaatataatttattgtcaagttggctaacatacagtatatagaGTGTGCTGTTGGTTTTGGAGGTGggttcccgtgattcatcacttacatacaacacccagtgctcatcccaacaagtgccctcctcaatgcccaccatcCATCTTCCCCTACcgccccccccatcaaccctcagtttgttctctgtctttaagagtctcttatggtttgcctccctctgtctctgtttgtaactattttcccccttcccttctcccatggtcttctattaagtttctcaagttccacatatgagtgaaaaatgtgatatctgtctttctctgactattaactaatttaaaaagcaattgtattaaaaaataagtaaatagttgTATTGTTGAATAGATAACATAAACAAATGTAATACATTTGCCAATAATAGCACAAAGGAGGTGGATAGAGGCAGAGCTgttctggagaaagaaaatgacaccAAATGGCACCTTGAATCTGAGGAAAAAGTTAAGAGTACCAGAAAAGGTAAATGAGGACAATACAACAAATGCTATAAATATatacttgcttttctttcttcttccatgttctttaaaatatatataaagtaaaaaaggttttaaattaaaaaatataaagtaataattgTAACAATGTATTGCTAAGCTTGCAACTATATAGACACTGTAAGAACAGTaagaaaaggaggggagagagctaCATAGGAGTAATGTTTCCCTAGCTAACTGGCATTGTTAGTATACATCTGAAGTGAATTCTAAATTAAGATGTACATGGCAAGTCATAGAGCATcatcaaaaaaaatgaacttttagaagttttaaactttaaaatgaaaataatcaaagatatcaaaataaaaagtctttaaagacaaatatcatatgacttcactcatatgaggactttaagatacaaaacagatgaacataagggaagggaagcaaaaataatataaaaacagggagggatacaaaacataaaagactcttaaatatagagaacaaacagagagttgctggaggggttgagggaggggggatgggctaaatgggtaagaggcattaaggaatctactcctgaaatcattgttacactatatgctaactaacttgggtgtaaattaaaaaataaataattttttaaaataaaaaaattaattaaaaatataaataaataaataaataagaaagcttttgcacagtgaagaaaaccaccaagaaaatgtaaaggcaacccactgaatgagagaagatagttgcaaatgatatattgatAAGAgttatgatttaaaattaaaattattattaaattattatttaaaaacaatacaactgaagagcaaaaaaaaaacccacaaataatccagtttaaaaatagggaaaggtcctgaatagacatttttccaaagaagacttacagatagcaaatagacacatgaaatgatgctccatatcattcatcatcagggaaatgcaaatcaaacctacaacgagatatcacctcatgcctgtcaaaATGgtcaaagttaaaaaatacaagaaataacaagtgttggcaaagatgtgaagaaaaagaaatccttgtgCACAatcggtgggaatgtaaattggtgcaccccctgtagaaaacagtatggagttttctcaaaaaaaataaaaatagaaataccatatgatacagtaattctactactggatatttacccaaagaaaatgaaaacactaattagaaaagatacatgcactcttatgtttattacatcattatttacaatagccaagatatgaaagcaacctaagtgtctactaataattgaatggataaatgtatatatgggtgtgtgtgtgtgtgtgtgtgtgtgtgtgtaaaatggaatGGTACTCATTCGTTAAAAAATAAgctcttgccatttgagacagtATTGATGGACCTAGAAAGTAATatatactaagtgaagtaagtcagacattgaaggacaaataccatatgattttacttatatgtggagtcttaaaaaacataacaaatgaacaaaacaaaacaaacaagccaaaaaaaCTCAGTACAGAACTAATTGGTATTTGCCAGAGGGAGGCGGGTTGGGAGATGGGTGTAATAGATAAACAGGATTAAAAAgtacagactttcagttatgAAGTAAGCACcaagatgaaaagcacagcatagggaatagtcAATCATATTGTAGCAATGTTGTATGctgactacacttattgtggtaaacactgagtaatgtatagaatagtTGAAACAATACACCATACATCTGTAACTAGTGTAATGTATGTTAATtgcacttcaatttaaaaataaagagtactataatccaaataaataaataaataaatattatactaGTAAATATTGACTTCCGTAAAAGTAATGTAACTAGGATTAATATGTAAAATGATGTAGTGGAAAAGGTGACCAACATGCGTAAACAAGAAGGGTTTTcagtagagaaataaaaactgtaagaaagaatcaaaggaagatattataaactaaaaaatactgcATGAGGGGAAAAGAACTCCTTTCATAAGCTCATCAGTAgactcaataaagctgaaaaaagaatCAACAGATTTGAGAATAGgcaatattatatatgtacagcATATGTTTACTAAGTTTCCTACTGTCTAATTACTTggaccaaaatattttatattcccaccaaaaatatataaaatttcctATTCTTGTGCTATGAAAAGCCTTTGTACAAATTAGAAAAGGCATCCTTTCTGCATTACTGAAGGAGAAAAAACTGACAGACCTCAGAAAATGAATGTGGATGTGGGTGAATACCTTTGTGACAACCTTCAGCCCTTTCTCTAGCCAATGAGGTCCCATTACAACCCACTGGTTGGCTAGCAGAACATGGCTTGGATTAAGGCCCCACTTAACACCTCATCTAGTGCCCATATGAGATGAAATCAACTAGGTCATATGTGGTGGTCTTCCTTGTCCTCATCAAATGGAAGGCATCCCCACACAGCACTCTTTGCAAACCTATGGAACACCATCATCCAGTGCTGGGTGTCTCAATATATCCACTCAGTTCAGGTGCTGAGTGTTATCATTTAATCAACACCTTCCATCAAATCCCTTCCTCAAACATTATGAATATCCTACAACTGCATTGCTAAATAGCCATGCCCTGGAATTCCTGAAGGACTGTGAGTTAAGAGGGTAGCTTCTCATTCCTTTGATGCTCCCCACAGAGAAGATCTATGGAAAGGTACTAATACACATGGatttgggagacaaagaaataaaggcatcatGAAGCCTGAAGTCTGGGTCTGGGAGCAGTCTCACTAGAAATAGTTGATTTAAGCAGCTGTAAAATGCTAATTCTCTGTAGAATTagtcatttaattcttatttgtCTCAATTCCCAAACatccaaaatatttcatatatttacttcacaaagatttactgaaaaaaaaaaagtattccaatCCCCATCTCACCAATCTAGGTTGCTTctgtggcaaaaaaaaatgtatataacattttatttactttgcagTAGAATGGGACCAGAATAAACCGCACGATAAACGACAAGAGTAAGAGAGaaacacaatatttaaaatacatgtggCGATCTTGTCAAGAAATTggacaaaatatagaaaaagtcTACAACATTTAACAATggtgacaacaacaacaaaagtgagCTTCTCTTCCTTGGTACTCTAATTATTCCAGACCTTCACCCTTAGCCTTCTCCCATATCCTTCCTCCATCAGGATACACATTTTGAGAAAGGGATTATAAGCGAATTAACTGAGCTATAGATTGCtacaaaaatatatgtgtttcttttctctacttcctCCCACTTCCCAAAGATATGCTTCCATAGTTCAATAGTGGAAGCAGCAGGAACTGATGAATGAGATTCTAGTGAGCACAGATGGgtttcattttcatcttctttgtcttcttccatGGCCTGACTGGAAACTGTACATACCATTTGCTTCTGAAAGGATGATAATGATAAGAGAGGAATTAGGGTTTTCTAGGTTACTTAATAATCCCCAATGATTACTGTGTTTCCAAACAAAATTGACATAGAAGAATCAATCCTTGACCAGTCGACAGCAGCGTTTCATACCATCCCGAAGGGCCTCTTTGACTTTGTCATTCCTCAGGGTGAAGATGAAAGGGTTCAGGAAAGGGGTTACCACAGAAATAAACAGGGAAACTATCTTGTTGTACTCAGCAGCCTGTGTTTGCTTAGGTTTTACAAACAGGAACAAGCAGCTTCCATAGCCAATCACAACAAAGATGAAGTGAGAGGCACACGTAGAGAAGGCTTTCCTCTGGCCCGAGGCTGTGGGGATCTTGAGGATGGTAGAGATGATGTAGGTGTAGGAGACTATTGTTGGGGTCAGCGAACCAATGATAATGACAACAGCCATTAAGAAGAGAACAAACTCTGTGAAAAGAGTGTCACCACAGGATAGTTTGAGCAGTTGCCCTCGGTCACAGAAAAAATGGTCTACCAGATTTGACTTGCAGAAGGTAAACTGAAATGTGGCATAGACTGGCCATATTTCAGAGAGGAACCCAAACACCCATGACACAATGACCACCCAGATGCAGGTGTGGCTGTTCATAATGATGTTGTACCTCAAAGGGTTACAGACAGCCACGTAACGATCCACAGCCATCGCTCCCAGTAATGCGAACTCTGTGGTCCCCACAGCAAGGTACAGGAAGAGCTGGGTGACACATGCAACCAGAGATATTGTCTGCATCCCAGGGAGCAGCAATCCCCAAAGCATCACAGGCATGATAATAGTTGTAACTAACATCTCCAAGGCAGAGAGATGACCAAGGAAGAAATACATAGGGGACCGCAGACGTTTATCCACACAGACAATCACGATGATGACTGTGTTTCCCATTAATGTTGCtgagtagaagaaaaagaatatggcAAAAAGAATGTGGTGTAGTTCTTGGGACCCAGGAAAGCCTAGAAGGCAGAACTCAGTGGCACCAGAGAGATTGTTCATCATTTActccttgtttctgtttttgtgaaaCCTAGAGCTCGAAGACTGGTAACATGGCTCC from Prionailurus viverrinus isolate Anna chromosome A2, UM_Priviv_1.0, whole genome shotgun sequence encodes the following:
- the LOC125160807 gene encoding olfactory receptor 9A4-like; protein product: MMNNLSGATEFCLLGFPGSQELHHILFAIFFFFYSATLMGNTVIIVIVCVDKRLRSPMYFFLGHLSALEMLVTTIIMPVMLWGLLLPGMQTISLVACVTQLFLYLAVGTTEFALLGAMAVDRYVAVCNPLRYNIIMNSHTCIWVVIVSWVFGFLSEIWPVYATFQFTFCKSNLVDHFFCDRGQLLKLSCGDTLFTEFVLFLMAVVIIIGSLTPTIVSYTYIISTILKIPTASGQRKAFSTCASHFIFVVIGYGSCLFLFVKPKQTQAAEYNKIVSLFISVVTPFLNPFIFTLRNDKVKEALRDGMKRCCRLVKD